CGGTGTTCAAAATTTTTAAACATATCAAAGCTCGTGCTTGCAGGCGACAAAATTATACAGTCACCGGATTTTGCCTGTTCATACGCTTTTTCAACAACTTCTTCATAACTGTCGCAATGAATTATTTTTATTTCATTTTCCATGTCCCTTTGCTGTAGATAATTCTTATATGCTTCCTCGATTCTTGAAGCAGTAGCACCTATCAGCAACAGGCACTTTACCTTCTCAGCAATAATTTCACCGATTGAATCATACGGTATTCCCTTATCCTTCCCTCCGGCAATAAGAATTACTTTATTCTTAAAAGTTTTTAATGCCGCTATTGTTCTTGAAGGGCTGCTGTCGATAGAACTGTTATAGAATTTTACCCCACTAAGCTCCCTTACCAATTCTATTCTATGTTCAACACCATTAAATGTAGTTGCAATCTTTGCGATGGTCTCAGGTTTTACATACTCTATAGTTGCTGCAGTTGCAGCCATATAATTCTCTATATTATGAACTCCTGGAATCTTAATTTTGTCACCTTCTATAATTTCGGTGCTGACGTTTCCGTTTTTCACCATTATTTTGCCGTCTTGATATACAACACCTTCATTAAGGTCGTTCAATCTTGAAAAGTAAACATATTTACCTCGAGCCTCATAATTAAAACTCTTTGTAATTTCGTTGTCATAATTGAGAATAAGCTTGTCATTTTCTTTCTGATTAATAAAAATGTTCTTTTTTGCATCAATGTACTCTTGCAATGACTTATGAACATCAAGGTGATTAGGAGTTATGTTTGTAACAACAGCAACCGACGGACAGTCTTTAATGGTCATTAGTTGAAAACTACTTAATTCCAATACTACCTTGTCAGTTTCTTCAACATCATCTATTTTGCTCAGTAGTGGTGTCCCTATATTTCCGCCAAGCCAGCAATTATAACCTTCCTCTGAAAGTATTTTATAAATCAAGGTTGTAGTAGTTGTTTTTCCATCGCTTCCGGTTACTGCAAAGACCTGTGCCGGACATAATTTTAAAAAAACTTCCATTTCTGATGTAAGTTCAGCACCATTCTCTACTGCCTGAACAAGTTCCGGTAGATCGGGTCTCATACCCGGTGTACGGAATATCAAATCAAATCCGTTTAACTTGGAAAGATAATCAGACCCAATACTATATTTAACAGGCAATCCTTTCAATTCAGTGAAAGCATCTGCAAGTTTTTCTTCTGGTGATTTATCAAATGCAGTTACATCTACCCCAAAATTTATGAGATATTTAATCAAAGGAATATTACTTATACCTATTCCCATAACCGCAACCTTTTTATTTATAACGTCTTTCTTGAACTGTTCCAGCTTATTATTCATAATTACCTCCGTTATTCTCCATATTTCACATAAAATAAATATTGCCTATTGAAAAAACAAAAAACATATAGTAAAATACTAATGCAGTTAAGTCGTGCGGATATGGCGGAATTGGCAGACGCGCATGGTTCAGGTCCATGTGAAAGCAATTTCATGCAGGTTCAACTCCTGTTATCCGCACCAAAAGAGTTTGAATATTAAATTTCAAACTCTTTTTTTATTTCTATCATTACTTTAAACCTGATAATTAAAATTATCTGAGTCCTTTATATAGAAAAATGTCTTCAGTGATTTAAAATTGTACTTATTTGCCATTATGAGCTGTTCCGTACTTCCTACAAAAAGCACACCTTGATGATTTAATGCCATATTAAATTTTTTGTATATTTCGGTTTTTGCTTCCTCTGTAAAGTATATTAACACGTTCCTGCAAACTATTAAATCAATGTTGGTGGGATAAGGTTCTCTTAAGAGATTGTGCTGCTTGAACTCAACACAATTCTTTACTTCATCCTTTATTTTATAGCTTTCACCCAAAACTGTAAAATACTTGTTTTTAAACTCCTGTGGTAAATTCTCGACACTTTTAGCATTATATATACCAGTTTTTGCCTTTTCTATGGCTCCCATGTCTATATCTGTTGCAAGTATCTTTATAGAGCTAAGAGGCATAAGTTTATTGAGTACCATAACAAGGGTATATGGTTCATCTCCTGTAGAACATGCGGCACTCCATATTGTCAGCTTCTTTTTTTTGCTCAGCAAAAGTGGAAAAATTTCTTTCTCCAAAACAGACCATTGGTCCGGATTTCTGTAAAACTCAGACACATTTATCGTAAGGTAATTTATAAATTCCTTGAACAATTCCTTATTATCTTTTAATGCCTGCACGTAATCCTTGTATGTATTATAATTATTCTTTCTTATAAGAGCATCGATTCTTCTTTTCATTTGCTTTTCTTTGTAGAGAGTGAGATTTATCTTAGTCATTTTGAAAATTTCTTCTTTAAAGCCTTCGTAATCCATATGAACCTCCTCATTGGTTTATTATTACGTTTTTTATACAATATTATATTCAGAATGAGGTATGATGATGTTTTTACACTTAAATAAAGGATGTACCAAATGTACATCCTTTATTATAATTATTTAAAATGAAAAGTATAATCAAAATTATCCTTTAACGCTCTCACCAATTGTGTTGGTCATATCTTCAACATGTTCTTTTGGAAGTTCTTCCTCTTCAGTTGCTGAAAGGCCTTCTTCCTTTTTTGCTCCTACAGGATCAATTGGGTTTACTTCCTTTATGCTAAGACTGATTTTCTTTGTTTCCGCATCAAATTCAATTATCTTTGCGTCAACCTGCTGACCAACTGTCAAAGCATCACCCGGCTTACCTAAGCGAACTGATGAAATCTGGGAGATATGAACCAATCCGTCAATTCCTTCTTCGAGTTCAACAAATGCACCGAATGGTACAAGTCTTACAACCTTACCTGTTACTACATTACCTACCTGATATTTTTCTACGGCCTTAGCCCATGGGTTGTCTGCTTGTTTCTTGTAGCCAAGTGAAATACGCTTCTTTTCCTTGTCAAAATCCAGTACGGAAACAATTATCTCATCTCCAACCTTAACAACCTCAGACGGATGCTTTATCTTGCTCCATGAAAGTTCACTAAGGTGTACAAGCCCGTCTACTCCGCCGATATCTACAAAAGCACCGAAGTCCATAAGGCTCTTTACCTGACCTTTGTATGTCTTACCTATTTCAATATTATTCCATATCACACTGGATGCAGCTTCCTTATTCTTTTCAATTAAAGATCTTGCTGAACCCACAACTTTTCTTTTCTGCTTATTTACTTCTATAATCTCAACCTGTAAAATCTGTTTTACAAATTCAGAAAGATCCTTAACGAATCTGTCACTGATTTGTGAAGCAGGAATAAATACTCTAACACCACTGGCATTACCAATTACACCGCCGTTAACCTTTTCAGTAACCCTAACTTTTACAGGCTGCTTGTTCTCAAATGCACTTTCAATTACATCCCATCCTTTAACGGCATCAACCCTCTTCTTGCTCAGAAGAACGTTACCTTCACCATCGTTTACCCTTACTACAAAAACGTCAATCTCGTCCCCAACTTTAAGTGATTTTTCAGGATTAAAGTCCGGATCATCAGAAAACTCCTGCATTGGAATGATTCCGTCTGATTTATACCCCATGTCAATAAATACTTCATTATGGTTATATCCAATAATTTTACCTTTTGTAATCTGACCCGTAGTCAAAGTTACGAGTGAGCTTTCAAAAGCATCAGCAAAGCTCATTTCCAAATCCTGTCTATTTAATTCACTCATTTTATGAATAACCTCCTTGATTACCCAGTCAGGTGTTGACGCCCCTGCAGTAATACCAATTTTTTTAATTTTTTTTATATCAACCGGTGGAATATCATCGGCTGTTTGTACTTTAAATGTATTATCACAATTTGCCTTGCAAATTTGATAAAGTTTATTGGTATTGGAACTGTTATTTCCGCCAATAACCAACACCATGTCAACCATTTTTGAAATTTTTTCTGCTTCAGTTTGTCTTTTGTCTGTCGCATTACATATTGTATCAAATTTTAAAACATTTTCAAACCTTTTATTTAATCTAAGTATAATTTTTTCCCATTTATCACGAATAAATGTAGTTTGAGCAACAATACATATCTTTTTTTTGATATCGGGCAGATCATTAACATTATCCTCATCTTCAATGATAAAGGCACTATTATTGCACCATCCGTTTATCCCTATTATCTCAGGATGGGTCTTATCGCCTGCTATAATTATCTGGTAACCTTCCCTATATTTCTTGTTGACCAAGCCATGTATTTTTTCCACATAAGGACACGAAGCGTCTACTACCTCAAGTCCACGGATTTTCAATCTTTCAATTACCTGTGGGCCTACACCATGAGCTCGTATGACCACCTTTGCAGGAGCCTCCGCCTCTTCCGGATTGTTTATTGTGGTAACTCCGTATTTTGTAAGTTTTTGTACTACCTGATCATTATGAATTATAGGTCCAAGTGTATATATTTTATGTTCTGATTTTGTCGCCAAATCAGATACTATTTTAACCGCATTATTTACTCCAAAGCAAAACCCGGCGGTATTTGCGATAACCAGTTCCATTAAATCGACCTCACAATTTATATGTTTGCATAATTCTTATAGAAGTAGAGTATTCTCTCAGCTACTTCCTCTATTGTCATGGAAGTAGAATCTATCTCAACAGCATCCGGTACTTTTTTGAGGGGGGCAAAAGCTCTTGACATGTCGTTATTGTCCCTATTTCGCATATCTTCTCTGACTTCATCTAAATTAACCTGTTGACCTTTCAAAACAAGTTCTTCATATCTCCGCTTAGCTCTCTCATCAATATCTGCATTTAAAAATATTTTAAGATTTGCCTGGGGCAGTACATATGAACCTATATCCCTGCCATCCATAACAACATCTTTCTCATCTGCGATCTTCCTTTGAAGTTCAACCATTTTAAGTCTTACTTCTTTAATAGCTGCAACACTTGCAGCACCTGCAGATACTTCCCCTGTTCTTATATCCTCTGAAACATCACGACCATCCAAGAAAATCTTCTGGGCATTGTCATTATGTGTAATGGCTATATTTATATTTTCAATTATCCTGATTATATCTTCCCTGGATTTAGTATCAACACCACTTTCTATTGCCTTCAACGCCACTGCCCTGTACATTGCTCCCGTATCAAGGTATATAAAGCCAAGCTCGGCTGAAACCTTTTTGGCAATTGTACTTTTTCCGGCACCTGCCGGACCATCTATTGCTATGCTCTTTGGCATTCTTATCATTCCGTTTCTTGTATTGTATTTATCTTACGTCTGCTACTACTTAACTAAGTCGGGCCTTAATACCTGAGCCCCTTTAAGATATACATGATTAATTTCGATGTTACTCTTTTCAGTATTAATGTGTATCAGCACTCGTATGCATTTTCCCAGACTGCCCGGAACGTTTATTTCGTTTGTACACATAAGAGGAATATCGTTCCAACCTATTTGTCTTGCAGCTACTGCCGGAAAAGTTGCATTCAAATCATGTGTAACCGTAAATATTGCACTTATTATATCTGTATTTTCTAAAGAATTTCTTTCTATAATTTCCACAAGAAGCTCTTTTGTTCCTTCCAAAATTAACTCTTTTGTATTTTCTGATACCGTTATTGCCCCTCTTACCGCTCTTACAGCCATTAGTCTCTCCTTAAAAATGGTATTTTAAATCTATACAACTCTATGTCCAAGTCCTATTGAAACCTCGTTTAAATTCAAGAGACCTATACCGAAAAACACGGCAACACTTACATGATCCTTATACCTAGCTATTCCGATTTTCCCTCCGACATTCAAGCCTATTGCCTTTGGCATTATCTGCGATATGGCCTCTCTTGTTGCACCTGCTACGGCACCCTGCTCTGCATGACTTTCGCTAATTACTCCTTCACGTTTTGACGATACAACTGCTCTCTCCACAATCTTCATAACTGATGAAATAAACTCACCACCATAGTCAACAGCAGCAGTGTTTATGCCTGATTGCAGAAATTCTTGCTGAAGCTTCTTCTCAGTTGTCCTGTCATTGGTTAGTGCAATTCTTATTGCTGCACTTGCTATTTCTTTGCTTCCAAATTCTTCATTAGCCATATTAACCTCCGCTAGCCATAGTGCGACTACTAATAATTATTATATATTTTTACTCATATTCAACTCAAAAGAACGATGATTGTAACATTTATTACCTTATTAGGAGTTTTAAGTCAACAAAAACCTATACAGTTAAATTATATAGGTTTTTCTATTATAAAACAATAATTAAGTTAATTTTGTCAAAGACATAAACCAATTAATTAAACTGGATTTTAACCAATTTCTTAATATTACGTTCAATATTTGCAATTGCATTTATACACTTATTGTTTATGTTTGATGAAGCATTTTGCACCTTGATAATGTGGCTTATCTGGCTTTCGCTGCCGTCAATCTCTATGACATCTCCATCGTTCACATTAATGGGGATTTCTATCTTGTCAAATACTGCAACCTGTTCACCATTCACCAGTATCTTGGCCTGCGGATCAGGCTCTTCATCAATCAGCTCCAAAGTCACCTTTCCTCTTCCATAGAGGTATTCGTCACTTCCAAGAGGTATTCCCACAGACTTATCCATAATATTCAGACGAACCCGTACTGAAGGCACTGACAGGACGATCTGAACAGATATAAGTACTATAAAAAATATAATACAAGTCCGAAACAATATCTTTTCTAATGATGATGTTTTATCTGTTTGAGTAACTTTATCATTGTTCCTTTTCAAGTTAATTTTCATATACCAAGCCTCAATTTGTTTATTTACTGTTAATATGTACAAACTTTCGGCCAAATACACATAATTTCCCAAAATTGATTATAACTTTTAGCAATTTAACCCTGCAAGGTAGCCTGTTGAAAAGGCAATTGTAAGATTAAAGCCGCCTGTGTATGCGTCAACGTCAATTACTTCACCAGCCATAAATAAACCGCTTATTTTTTTTGATTCCATGGTTGAGGGATTTATTTCACTTGTTTTTATTCCACCAGCTGTGACTATGGCTTCCTTAATTGGCCTTGCACCGATGATAGTAATTTTAAGGCTTTTTAGCAGTGTGACAAGTCTTTTTCTTTCTTCTTTTGTAATTTGATGTACAGGTTTCTCAGGATTGATTTCAGATAACTTTATTATAACGGGAATGAACTTTTGAGGCAGTAGATCATCCAGTGAATTTTTATATTGTTTTCTTGAATATTTGTCAAAATCCCTCTGAACTCTCTCATCTAGTTTTTCCAAAGTCAATGCGGGTTTTAAATCCAAAAAGAGAGCTACATTTTTAAAATCATAAGAGAGTAAATGTCTACTTGCACTCAGAATTACCGGCCCTGACACTCCAAAATGAGTGAAAATCATTTCACCAAAGTCGTTATATATCTCCCTACCGTTTCTGTTTTTAAATGAAACAAAAACATTTTTAAGGGAAAGTCCTTGTAAATCTCTAATCCAATCTTCCTGTGTAATAAGAGGTACGAGGGATGGTTTTAACGGAGTTATGGTGTGGCCCAGCTTTCTCACCATTTCATATCCGTCCCCGGTTGAGCCTGTTCCCGGATAAGACATTCCGCCTACCGCAAGTATAACCGATTCAGCCTCAACAGTGCTTCCATCAGCAAGGCGAACTCCGGTCACTTTATTGTCTTGGGCAAGAATTTCAGTAGCTGTCGCTTCTGTATTTATTTTAACACCATTTGATTTAAGGAAATCCAAAAGCGTGTTCAATACATCTCTGGAAGAATCTGATTCAGGAAAAACCCTTCCACCTCGTTCTACTTTGGTACGAAGTCCCTTTTGATTGAAAAAATCAATTAAATCCTGATTTGAAAACGTATAAAAAGCCGAGTAAAGGAAGTTCCCATTCCCCGGCGTATTTTCTATCAAACCTTCAACATCAGTATCATTAGTAATATTACATCTGCCTTTACCTGATATTAAAAGTTTTTTGCCAAGCCTGCTGTTTTTCTCCAATAAAATAACGTCCCGTCCTCTTCCGGCTGCAATTCCTGCAGCCATTATTCCTGCCGGGCCGCCTCCAATTACTATTACTTTACCCATATGTGTCCTTTCAACGTAAATTACAGTTTTTCATCATGATATTCGTCTTTTTCGTATACCTCATATTCATCCCATATCTTTTCAAGCTTTTCAAAGGTATTGTAGACATCATTTTTCCTTCTCATACCTACTGCTACTATTAATGCATTTATAAGGCTTAAAGGAGCAACAAGTGAATCTACGAAGGAAGCCATATCGCTTCTGGCCAATAAATACTGGTTGGCAGCCTGTGCAACCGGCGAATCTGCACTGTCAGTAATGGCAATTGTGTTAACCCCCTGGTCTTTTGCAAACTGTAATGCCTTTATAGTTCTTTTAGAGTAACGTGGATAACTAATCCCAATAACAACGTCCCCAGGCTGTGCTTTTATGATTTGTTCAAACATTTCGCTGACACTTGTGGTATGAACAAGTCTTATATTATCAAATATCAAATTGAAGTAGAAACCAAGAAAACTTGCAAGAGGAGCAGAACTTCTTACCCCAAGAATGAATATCCTTTTTGCTCCCAATATGGTTTCAACTATTTCATTGAAATTGTTTGTGTCCATTTGTTCAAGTGTTAATTTTATTTTATCCATATCAGATTGCAATACACTCTTTAGTATATTGTCTTCATTGAGCCTATTCGATGATACCTCTATTCGCTGTACTGAAGTAAGCTTGCTTTTTATAAGCTCCTGAAGGACCTTCTGAAGCTTAGGATACCCATCAAATCCCAATTCTATAGCAAATCTTACTACAGTGGATTCACTCACGCCTACTATTTCTCCAAGCTTGGCTGCAGTAACAAATGCAGCCTTGTCATAATGGTTTGTTATATAGTTGGCTATAAGTTTCTGACCCTTACTGAAATCATTATATTTCTGTTGTATTAAACTCAATAAATCGTTATTTTTAAGGCTGTTATTCATAATCTCCTCCAAATGCACTTCTAAACAATATAACTTATATATTACCTTTTTGCAGGAAAAAAATCAAGCAATTGCATTTTTTTAAGTACATAGAATCTAGAAATAACTTTATTAATATTATTTCAAAACCTACTAATAATATTGATATACATAATCAGCAGGAGGTTAAAATACTGAATATGATACAAATTGACGATGCTGGAAGCGGAAGCTTTATTGGCGGTACATGTATCGGTTTTTACAGACCTGAAACAAACGAATATTACTTTGATATTATTCCTGTGGAGCTTTATAATACAGATAACTTTAAAAAAAAATTGTATCTGGACGATGTTGTTGAAATAGCCAAGAAGGCCTTTAAAGCTCTTCGTGTATCAAAGTCTGAATCAATTGAAATTTGCAGAGGCTATATGTTTGAGAGGCTGAAGTGCTGGTTGACAGAAGAAGGCTTTTGTTGGTACGTAACCCAGATAACTGGACGGATACAGGAAGTTGTTGAAAAGAACTTTGAGCTATATGCAGTTAATCTCGGACTTCCTAATGATTATATAAAATTTACCAGATTCCCCTTTCACTTCCATAAACTTCTCAGATGGGTGCTGTCTGATTATGAAAACAGGATTAACCTGTGTAAGGTTGGATGGAAGAGCTGGCAAAAGATTAAAGATATTACCCCTACATTGAGTTATTCACAAATCCAGCAGTCAAATTTTGTATGTCTTAAATGCGGAAAACATATAAAAAAGGGCTCAGACGTTGCTGTACTTGAGTTTTTCAGTAATAAGCAAAATTTTATTTATCTTCACAGCGGGTGTGAAAATTAATTTGAAGCAAAAAACCCCCACAGTTTTACCGTGGAGGTCTCGCAATTGTGAAAAATTAAAACGGGGTTTTATGTTTTATATCTTTGTTCTGAATCTATCAAGCATACCGTACAGACCCCATCTGTTCTGATTTTGGTTAATCTTTGAGATGTTGCCGATTCTGTACTCTCTGCCGTCTCTTTCACCCATTTCATTGACTACGGCTGATATTGCTGCTACAACTTCGGGTTTTATTCCGTCTGCTGCTGGTGCAGTAGCCTTATTTCTATCCTCAATACGCTGTTTAAAGAACTTCTCGGCTACCTGAGGAAGCATTGCGTATGAAAGTATATCTTCATCCTGCTCTATATAGTCCTTAACAGCTTCTCTAATCTTTTCAAGCTCAGGCTCAATAAGATCTGCAGGTCTGCATGTAATTGGCTTTTCATCACCCAGAATCTTAGTTTTTATCTCATCACTAATAGGTGCAGGTGTTTTACCGTATTCACCCTTTACAACGCCTTTTGATTCCTTTGGTACCATCTTGTATCTCTCACCAGTCAATACATTAAGCACCGCCTGGGTACCAACTATCTGACTTGATGGTGTAACAAGTGGAGGATAACCGAAATCAGCTCTTACTCTTGGAACTTCCTTAAGAACCTCTTCATATTTATCCAGAGCATTTGACTGCTTCAATTGGGAAACGAGATTTGAAAGCATTCCTCCGGGTACCTGATAAATAAGTGTGTTAACGTCAACACCCATTACTTTTACATCCAATAGTCCGCTTTCTATATATTTTTCTTTAAGAGGTCTGAAATAGTCTGCAATTTCACTGAGTTTTTCCAAATCCAGTCCTGTATCGAATTCAGTTCCCTTTAAAGTTGCTACCAACGGCTCTGTAGGCGGCTGTGACGTTCCCATTGACATAGGTGAAATTGCACAGTCAACAACATCAACACCTGCTTCTATAGCCTTCAGATATGTCATTGATGCTACACCGCTTGTATAGTGCGTGTGCAACTGTATTGGTATCTTTACACTTTCTTTTAGAGCTCTTACCAATTCGTATGCCTGATACGGTACTAAAAGTCCAGCCATGTCCTTGATACAGATAGAGTCTGCTCCCATGCTCTCCAACTGTTTTGCATCTTTTACAAAAAGTTCAAGATTATGAACCGGGCTTATTGTGTAGCAGATACAGCCCTGAGCATGGCCGCCTTCTTTTTTACATGCCTTAATTGCCGTCTCAATATTTCTGGCATCATTCAATGCGTCAAATATTCTCATTATGTCCATACCGTTTGCAACTGCTTTTTGGACAAAGTATTCAACTATATCATCTGCATAATGCTTATATCCTAAAAGGTTCTGACCTCTAAGCAGCATTTGCAGAGGTGTCTTTTTTGCAACATCTTTTATTTTTCTCAGTCTCATCCATGGATCTTCATTTAAAAATCTCATACATGAATCAAAAGTAGCTCCACCCCAAGCTTCCAGCGAATGGTAACCAACATTGTCAAGCTTCTCAACAATGGGAAGCATATCTTCGGTCTTCATTCTGGTTGCTATAAGGGACTGGTGAGCATCTCTTAATACTGTTTCCGTAATTCTTACGCCTGCCATTTTTCCATCTCCTTTGCGGTAAAGTCAGCCTTTTAGGCTATAGATACCATTAATTCTCCAGCAGTAACAGACTTTCCGGCTTCAACAGTTAAAGTAGTTATTTTACCGTCAGCCGGTGCTACTATTTCATTCTCCATTTTCATGGCTTCCAGTATTAAAAGCACCTGTCCTTTTTTAACCTCGTCACCGAGATTAACCTTTACCTTTAAAACAGTTCCCGGCATTGGAGCAGCAACATCCCCTGCCTTGCCTGCCTGAGGCTGTGCAGATTTTGCAGCCGCAGTCTGCCCTGGTTTGGAGGCTCTTGGCTTTGGAGCAGCCGCAACCGGTCTTCCTCCGCCAACTTCTTGAACCTCTACTTCATAAGGAGTTCCGTTTACCTTAATTATATATTTATTCATTACACTCATCCTCCAGATATTTTGTTTCCTATATTATAGCGGAATGTTACCATGCTTCTTTGAAGGCCTGTTTTCCCTCTTCGTATCCAACATTTCCAGTGCCTTTATAATTTTTATTCTTGTTTCAGAAGGCTCTATAACATCATCAATATAACCTCTTGATGCTGCTACATAAGGATTTGAAAATTTGTCTCTGTATTCCGCAATCTTTTCCTGTCTGGTTTCTGCCGGATTTTCAGACGCTGTAATGTCCTTTTTGAATATGATATTTGCTGCTCCGTCAGGTCCCATAACAGCTATTTCAGCTGATGGCCATGCCAAAACCATATCTGCTCCGATTGTTTTGCTGTTCATGGCAATGTAAGCTCCGCCATATGCCTTTCTGAGAATGACATTTATCTTTGGAACTGTTGCTTCTGAGAATGCATATAAGAGTTTTGCACCATGGCGGATTATACCGTTATGCTCCTGTGCCACACCGGGTAGGAATGCAGGTACATCTGTCAATGAAACTACAGGTATATTAAAAGCATCACAGAAACGGACAAAACGTGCCGCCTTATCAGCTGCATTCATATCAAGGGAGCCAGCCATTACTTTTGGCTGATTCGCAACAATACCAACACTTTTGCCATTCATTCTTGCAAATCCGATTATTATATTCTGAGCGAAATAACTTTGAATTTCAAAGAAATCGCCATCATCTACTACTTCAGCTATTACGTCAAACATATCGTAAGGTTTGTTTGATTCTTCAGGAATAATACTATTTAGGCTTTCGGCTAATCTGTCAGCAGCATCAGACACTCCGTAGTACATAGTATCTGA
This region of Clostridium sp. BNL1100 genomic DNA includes:
- the murD gene encoding UDP-N-acetylmuramoyl-L-alanine--D-glutamate ligase, with the translated sequence MNNKLEQFKKDVINKKVAVMGIGISNIPLIKYLINFGVDVTAFDKSPEEKLADAFTELKGLPVKYSIGSDYLSKLNGFDLIFRTPGMRPDLPELVQAVENGAELTSEMEVFLKLCPAQVFAVTGSDGKTTTTTLIYKILSEEGYNCWLGGNIGTPLLSKIDDVEETDKVVLELSSFQLMTIKDCPSVAVVTNITPNHLDVHKSLQEYIDAKKNIFINQKENDKLILNYDNEITKSFNYEARGKYVYFSRLNDLNEGVVYQDGKIMVKNGNVSTEIIEGDKIKIPGVHNIENYMAATAATIEYVKPETIAKIATTFNGVEHRIELVRELSGVKFYNSSIDSSPSRTIAALKTFKNKVILIAGGKDKGIPYDSIGEIIAEKVKCLLLIGATASRIEEAYKNYLQQRDMENEIKIIHCDSYEEVVEKAYEQAKSGDCIILSPASTSFDMFKNFEHRGNVFKELVNKLK
- a CDS encoding protein-glutamate O-methyltransferase CheR, with the translated sequence MDYEGFKEEIFKMTKINLTLYKEKQMKRRIDALIRKNNYNTYKDYVQALKDNKELFKEFINYLTINVSEFYRNPDQWSVLEKEIFPLLLSKKKKLTIWSAACSTGDEPYTLVMVLNKLMPLSSIKILATDIDMGAIEKAKTGIYNAKSVENLPQEFKNKYFTVLGESYKIKDEVKNCVEFKQHNLLREPYPTNIDLIVCRNVLIYFTEEAKTEIYKKFNMALNHQGVLFVGSTEQLIMANKYNFKSLKTFFYIKDSDNFNYQV
- a CDS encoding bifunctional 4-hydroxy-3-methylbut-2-enyl diphosphate reductase/30S ribosomal protein S1, encoding MELVIANTAGFCFGVNNAVKIVSDLATKSEHKIYTLGPIIHNDQVVQKLTKYGVTTINNPEEAEAPAKVVIRAHGVGPQVIERLKIRGLEVVDASCPYVEKIHGLVNKKYREGYQIIIAGDKTHPEIIGINGWCNNSAFIIEDEDNVNDLPDIKKKICIVAQTTFIRDKWEKIILRLNKRFENVLKFDTICNATDKRQTEAEKISKMVDMVLVIGGNNSSNTNKLYQICKANCDNTFKVQTADDIPPVDIKKIKKIGITAGASTPDWVIKEVIHKMSELNRQDLEMSFADAFESSLVTLTTGQITKGKIIGYNHNEVFIDMGYKSDGIIPMQEFSDDPDFNPEKSLKVGDEIDVFVVRVNDGEGNVLLSKKRVDAVKGWDVIESAFENKQPVKVRVTEKVNGGVIGNASGVRVFIPASQISDRFVKDLSEFVKQILQVEIIEVNKQKRKVVGSARSLIEKNKEAASSVIWNNIEIGKTYKGQVKSLMDFGAFVDIGGVDGLVHLSELSWSKIKHPSEVVKVGDEIIVSVLDFDKEKKRISLGYKKQADNPWAKAVEKYQVGNVVTGKVVRLVPFGAFVELEEGIDGLVHISQISSVRLGKPGDALTVGQQVDAKIIEFDAETKKISLSIKEVNPIDPVGAKKEEGLSATEEEELPKEHVEDMTNTIGESVKG
- the cmk gene encoding (d)CMP kinase, giving the protein MPKSIAIDGPAGAGKSTIAKKVSAELGFIYLDTGAMYRAVALKAIESGVDTKSREDIIRIIENINIAITHNDNAQKIFLDGRDVSEDIRTGEVSAGAASVAAIKEVRLKMVELQRKIADEKDVVMDGRDIGSYVLPQANLKIFLNADIDERAKRRYEELVLKGQQVNLDEVREDMRNRDNNDMSRAFAPLKKVPDAVEIDSTSMTIEEVAERILYFYKNYANI
- the aroH gene encoding chorismate mutase, whose product is MAVRAVRGAITVSENTKELILEGTKELLVEIIERNSLENTDIISAIFTVTHDLNATFPAVAARQIGWNDIPLMCTNEINVPGSLGKCIRVLIHINTEKSNIEINHVYLKGAQVLRPDLVK
- a CDS encoding HutP family protein; the encoded protein is MANEEFGSKEIASAAIRIALTNDRTTEKKLQQEFLQSGINTAAVDYGGEFISSVMKIVERAVVSSKREGVISESHAEQGAVAGATREAISQIMPKAIGLNVGGKIGIARYKDHVSVAVFFGIGLLNLNEVSIGLGHRVV
- a CDS encoding NAD(P)/FAD-dependent oxidoreductase; translated protein: MGKVIVIGGGPAGIMAAGIAAGRGRDVILLEKNSRLGKKLLISGKGRCNITNDTDVEGLIENTPGNGNFLYSAFYTFSNQDLIDFFNQKGLRTKVERGGRVFPESDSSRDVLNTLLDFLKSNGVKINTEATATEILAQDNKVTGVRLADGSTVEAESVILAVGGMSYPGTGSTGDGYEMVRKLGHTITPLKPSLVPLITQEDWIRDLQGLSLKNVFVSFKNRNGREIYNDFGEMIFTHFGVSGPVILSASRHLLSYDFKNVALFLDLKPALTLEKLDERVQRDFDKYSRKQYKNSLDDLLPQKFIPVIIKLSEINPEKPVHQITKEERKRLVTLLKSLKITIIGARPIKEAIVTAGGIKTSEINPSTMESKKISGLFMAGEVIDVDAYTGGFNLTIAFSTGYLAGLNC
- a CDS encoding MurR/RpiR family transcriptional regulator, with product MNNSLKNNDLLSLIQQKYNDFSKGQKLIANYITNHYDKAAFVTAAKLGEIVGVSESTVVRFAIELGFDGYPKLQKVLQELIKSKLTSVQRIEVSSNRLNEDNILKSVLQSDMDKIKLTLEQMDTNNFNEIVETILGAKRIFILGVRSSAPLASFLGFYFNLIFDNIRLVHTTSVSEMFEQIIKAQPGDVVIGISYPRYSKRTIKALQFAKDQGVNTIAITDSADSPVAQAANQYLLARSDMASFVDSLVAPLSLINALIVAVGMRRKNDVYNTFEKLEKIWDEYEVYEKDEYHDEKL